From the Pseudarthrobacter sp. MM222 genome, one window contains:
- a CDS encoding efflux RND transporter permease subunit: MFGWVTRFSLQFRILVLALAAGLIAFGVVNVPRMAVDTMPEFAPAQVEIQTEALGLSAVEVEQLITSPMEADLLNGVAWLDEIRSKSVPGLSSIELVFEPGTDLLRARQLVAERMTQAVALPNVSAPPLIMQPTSSTSRVLMVKLNSKQLSGIEMSVLARWKIKPRLIGIPGVANVSIWGQREQQLQVEVNPTQLRDKGITLEQVIKTTGNAVWVSPLSFLEASTPGTGGFVESPSQRLGIQHVLPIRTPADLAKVSVEDAPTPMLLGDIAAVREDHQPLIGDAVVGQDAGLMLVIEKFPGTSAVQVTEDIEAALKDMEPGLTGVQIDTSVFRPATAVQDSVSGLGAALLISLLIAVGLFWLLFRSWRVAVISLVAITTTVIVAALVLFAQNATLNVTVLVGIVLGMSVIVGDIVEDVQAQRRRSLVTEATETDATIRSRIIYIVRGIRTPLFHASLIMAIALIPTLFLPGVGGSFFQPLVWSTALALAAGLLVGLSVTPVLAQMLLPRETAPRAESAASGRARASYDRAVAGAGSRKALGLVAVAVIGVLGLAAGSQLLGNRPLVPTLPDRTLLVQWDSMAGTSNDEVRRIASKASDELRALPGVSGVGGHIGRAITSDQIVGNSSAELWVSIASDADFGDTEQAVRDVVQGYPGISHNVVNYSQQKIGAMQDTLEPDFAVRVYGTEMPILREKAEEVRKALANINGIKNPTINASATTPIVEVEVNLEAAQRVGIKPGDARRAAATLMQGVVVGNLFEQQKVFEVVVRGALGVRDDLTSIRELLLDTPNGGHVTLGEIAAVRLVPNEVVIQHDDTSRRVDIVAEVSGRPLADVQRDIEAAVKQIQFPLEYHAEIPKKYGELQAADSLVLWLAAASLIGVLLLLQTAVRSWKLALAVFLALPAALSGALVAAWLMSASLSWLSLTALAAVLAIAARNAALLSARTDELWRSTPQQSRAEVVLTAARERISPILKSALITLAVLIPPALVGTTVGQALIVPMLLIIASGLVTTTLVGLLVLPLLTLWFGPRTAPEEWSEVYELETPVQPVMQEKVEAK, encoded by the coding sequence ATGTTTGGCTGGGTTACCCGGTTCAGTTTGCAATTCCGCATTCTGGTTCTCGCCCTCGCGGCCGGCCTCATTGCCTTCGGCGTTGTCAACGTTCCGCGGATGGCCGTGGACACCATGCCTGAGTTCGCGCCCGCGCAGGTTGAAATCCAGACTGAGGCCCTCGGCCTCTCAGCTGTCGAAGTCGAGCAGCTCATCACCTCCCCGATGGAGGCCGATCTCCTCAACGGAGTGGCCTGGCTGGACGAGATCCGGTCGAAGTCCGTACCGGGGCTGTCATCTATCGAACTTGTATTTGAGCCGGGCACGGATCTACTGCGCGCCCGCCAGCTAGTGGCGGAGAGGATGACGCAGGCAGTAGCCCTGCCGAACGTCTCGGCCCCACCGCTGATCATGCAGCCTACGTCATCCACCAGCCGTGTCCTCATGGTCAAGTTGAACTCCAAGCAGCTCTCCGGCATCGAGATGTCCGTCCTGGCGCGCTGGAAGATCAAGCCGCGCCTGATCGGAATTCCGGGTGTTGCCAACGTGTCCATCTGGGGCCAGCGGGAGCAGCAACTCCAGGTCGAGGTCAACCCGACCCAACTGCGCGACAAGGGCATCACCCTGGAACAGGTCATCAAGACCACCGGCAACGCAGTCTGGGTTTCTCCGTTGAGCTTCCTGGAGGCCTCGACTCCGGGCACCGGCGGCTTCGTCGAGTCCCCCAGCCAGCGGCTGGGTATCCAGCATGTCCTTCCGATTCGCACGCCGGCCGATCTGGCCAAGGTCAGCGTGGAGGACGCACCCACGCCGATGTTGCTCGGCGATATCGCGGCTGTCCGGGAAGACCACCAGCCCCTGATCGGCGACGCCGTCGTAGGGCAGGACGCCGGCCTCATGCTGGTCATCGAGAAGTTCCCCGGAACCAGCGCGGTGCAGGTAACCGAGGATATCGAGGCAGCTCTGAAGGATATGGAGCCCGGTTTGACCGGAGTCCAGATCGACACCAGCGTGTTCCGGCCTGCAACCGCAGTTCAGGACTCGGTGTCAGGACTGGGCGCAGCTCTCCTGATTAGCCTGCTGATCGCCGTCGGACTGTTCTGGCTGCTCTTCCGCTCCTGGCGTGTTGCCGTGATCTCCCTCGTGGCGATCACCACCACCGTCATAGTGGCGGCGCTGGTGCTCTTCGCACAAAACGCCACGCTCAATGTCACTGTCCTGGTAGGCATAGTACTGGGAATGTCGGTGATAGTCGGCGACATTGTGGAGGACGTCCAAGCCCAGCGACGTCGGTCCCTCGTCACCGAGGCCACGGAAACGGACGCAACGATTCGGTCGCGCATCATTTACATCGTCCGGGGAATCCGCACACCGCTTTTCCATGCCTCGCTCATCATGGCGATCGCCCTCATCCCGACGCTGTTCCTCCCCGGAGTGGGCGGCTCCTTCTTCCAGCCGCTCGTCTGGTCGACGGCGCTGGCCCTCGCAGCGGGACTGCTGGTCGGACTCTCGGTTACGCCGGTGCTGGCGCAGATGCTCCTGCCTCGCGAGACCGCGCCCCGGGCGGAATCCGCTGCCTCCGGCCGCGCAAGGGCCAGTTACGACCGCGCAGTGGCAGGTGCCGGCTCCCGGAAGGCCCTCGGCCTGGTCGCCGTAGCTGTAATCGGTGTGCTGGGTCTTGCCGCCGGCTCCCAGCTGCTCGGCAACCGGCCGTTGGTTCCAACTCTGCCGGACAGGACCCTGCTCGTGCAGTGGGACTCCATGGCCGGTACCTCCAATGATGAAGTCCGCCGGATCGCGTCCAAGGCATCTGACGAACTGCGGGCGCTCCCGGGCGTATCCGGAGTCGGCGGACACATCGGCCGTGCCATCACGTCTGATCAGATTGTCGGCAATAGTTCCGCCGAGCTGTGGGTCTCGATTGCCTCCGACGCCGACTTCGGTGATACGGAACAGGCAGTCCGCGACGTTGTCCAGGGCTACCCCGGCATTTCGCACAATGTCGTCAACTATTCGCAGCAGAAGATCGGTGCCATGCAGGACACGCTGGAACCAGACTTTGCGGTCCGCGTCTACGGGACCGAGATGCCTATCCTGCGGGAGAAGGCAGAAGAGGTGCGGAAGGCGCTGGCAAACATCAACGGGATCAAGAACCCCACGATTAACGCAAGTGCCACGACTCCCATCGTCGAGGTCGAAGTCAATCTCGAGGCCGCCCAGCGGGTTGGTATCAAGCCCGGTGACGCCCGGCGTGCCGCGGCGACTCTGATGCAGGGCGTCGTTGTTGGCAACCTGTTCGAACAGCAGAAAGTGTTCGAGGTGGTAGTGCGAGGCGCGCTCGGCGTCAGGGATGACCTCACCAGCATCCGTGAACTGCTCCTGGACACCCCCAATGGCGGACACGTCACGCTGGGCGAGATCGCCGCCGTCCGGCTGGTTCCGAACGAGGTTGTCATCCAACACGATGACACGTCGCGGCGGGTCGACATCGTAGCCGAGGTCAGCGGACGGCCTCTGGCTGACGTACAGCGGGATATTGAAGCTGCAGTCAAGCAGATCCAGTTCCCGCTCGAGTACCACGCCGAAATCCCGAAGAAGTATGGCGAGCTCCAGGCCGCAGACTCCCTGGTTCTCTGGCTGGCGGCAGCGTCCCTCATCGGCGTGCTCTTGCTTCTCCAGACGGCCGTTCGGAGTTGGAAGCTGGCCCTAGCGGTCTTCCTGGCCCTTCCGGCGGCCCTGTCGGGCGCTCTTGTGGCCGCGTGGCTCATGTCAGCCTCGTTGTCCTGGCTCTCGCTCACGGCTCTCGCTGCGGTCCTGGCGATTGCCGCCCGCAACGCGGCCCTCTTGTCAGCGCGGACCGACGAACTGTGGCGCTCCACGCCGCAGCAGTCGCGGGCGGAGGTCGTTCTGACGGCCGCCCGGGAGCGCATCTCACCAATCCTCAAGTCGGCGCTCATCACGCTTGCGGTTCTGATCCCGCCAGCCCTGGTGGGCACCACTGTTGGCCAGGCCCTGATTGTCCCGATGCTGCTGATAATCGCCAGCGGCCTCGTGACCACCACGCTTGTGGGGCTCTTGGTGCTCCCATTGCTGACCCTCTGGTTCGGTCCCCGCACCGCGCCGGAAGAGTGGTCGGAAGTATACGAATTGGAAACCCCCGTTCAGCCCGTTATGCAGGAAAAGGTGGAAGCAAAATGA
- a CDS encoding helix-hairpin-helix domain-containing protein — translation MPRRSLFHLKPGTEPPDGVPGARHRLSATLGGPDGTGLVTGLVTGPRTGLLEPAAAEDALADQPDDGRRGMPGVRSRIGLRAVALLGVVAVVLGGWFWWNAVTGAPDAVPLSDVSSAGVPQQDTDSRPESAPAGEGTSPEPTRITVHVTGAVARPGVVELPAGSRLHEALAAAGGPTGSAEPDRLNLASFVEDGQKIVVPERGQPEASSGEAAGSGDAAGPPDSGGAGSGSGGAGVTPGGSKVNLNTAGIEELGTLPRVGPVLAQRIVDWRKQHGRFQTVNELDAVDGVGPKLLEALLPLVRV, via the coding sequence ATGCCACGCCGGAGCCTGTTCCACCTAAAGCCCGGAACTGAACCGCCCGACGGCGTTCCCGGTGCCCGGCACCGGCTGTCCGCCACGCTCGGCGGGCCGGACGGCACCGGACTGGTCACCGGACTAGTCACCGGGCCCCGGACCGGGCTGCTGGAGCCTGCGGCGGCGGAGGACGCCCTCGCGGACCAACCTGACGATGGCCGTCGCGGCATGCCCGGAGTGCGGAGCCGCATCGGCCTTAGAGCGGTCGCCCTGCTCGGAGTGGTTGCCGTCGTGCTTGGCGGCTGGTTCTGGTGGAATGCGGTCACCGGCGCACCGGACGCGGTTCCGCTGAGCGACGTGTCCTCGGCCGGCGTCCCACAGCAGGACACTGACTCCCGACCCGAATCTGCGCCGGCCGGGGAGGGCACGAGCCCGGAACCGACGAGGATTACGGTCCATGTGACCGGGGCGGTGGCACGTCCTGGCGTGGTTGAGCTGCCGGCAGGGAGCCGGCTGCACGAGGCCCTCGCTGCCGCCGGCGGCCCCACCGGCTCGGCGGAACCAGACCGGCTCAATCTCGCCTCGTTCGTCGAGGACGGGCAAAAGATCGTCGTGCCCGAACGGGGGCAGCCGGAGGCGTCGTCCGGCGAAGCAGCAGGCTCCGGCGACGCCGCCGGCCCGCCGGACTCCGGGGGCGCCGGTTCGGGGAGCGGCGGAGCCGGTGTTACGCCCGGCGGAAGCAAGGTCAATCTGAACACCGCAGGCATCGAGGAACTGGGCACACTGCCCCGGGTCGGGCCGGTTCTGGCCCAGCGCATCGTGGACTGGCGCAAGCAACACGGACGCTTCCAGACGGTGAACGAGCTGGACGCCGTCGACGGAGTAGGCCCCAAGCTCCTTGAGGCCTTGCTTCCGCTGGTACGTGTCTGA
- a CDS encoding ComEC/Rec2 family competence protein, producing MTRQSRWQRYVDAAVKGPAGHGDLRRSGAATPPRRAGPGLAGARAGTRARAGREHVRDWLSGRQLTAAAPHRSAPDHSGHTARRTDLRLVPAALLAWATAAAGGWLDPGALGALCAVLLAGSGALLLRVAVRSAEQTRDRTGGRAGTPGSSGRSGPAPRSLHATAAVAMLLAAVAGSHSAVASAQRSDADLAGAVAANAPVVVELVVAGAPRRLASPGRSGLSDRWAVPAMLIALDWDARRIRAAAGLLVMGGPDWEHARPGERLRTTGKLRAAEPGQVAAAVLSASSAPRTLAGPGVLQQGARSLREGLARTGERFGGDAGGLLPGMVTGDTSRLDPQLESAMKTVGMTHLTAVSGANCSLILGVLLLAARSLRLGRVAAAAVCLAGLGMFVLMVGPDASVLRAAVMGAIGLVSLVGGRTGGGLSYLCLAVIGLLLADPGLSTAFGFLLSVLATLGIVVTGRPIMSWLPKVVPRWAAAGLAVPLAAQVFCGPAIVLLQPQFSIYALAANLVASALVPPVTLFGTAAVPLVPLSPELAAVPLAVAAVFATGVAGVARFFAGLPGAVLPWPEGTYGMATMALFSAAVLSSVWLVLHSAAVVALALAAQRQTVALLAGLSSGHSRLRGPAGRVQRGLVDRPRRGTLRVCKQTSRRNHEWLLPRPNAPGPPRRTRPPGGT from the coding sequence ATGACACGGCAGAGCCGCTGGCAGCGGTACGTCGATGCAGCGGTGAAGGGCCCGGCCGGCCACGGCGATCTGCGGCGCAGCGGTGCCGCCACGCCGCCGCGACGGGCGGGACCTGGCTTGGCCGGCGCCCGGGCGGGTACCCGGGCACGTGCCGGACGTGAACATGTCCGCGACTGGCTGAGCGGCCGGCAGCTCACCGCGGCAGCTCCACACCGTTCCGCACCGGACCATTCCGGCCATACGGCGCGCAGGACGGACCTCCGTCTGGTTCCGGCGGCGCTATTGGCCTGGGCCACCGCGGCTGCCGGAGGCTGGCTGGACCCCGGCGCACTTGGTGCCTTGTGCGCCGTGTTGCTGGCAGGCTCCGGGGCGTTGCTGCTCCGGGTCGCGGTCCGCTCAGCCGAGCAGACGAGGGACCGGACCGGAGGCCGGGCTGGCACCCCGGGATCATCCGGACGGAGCGGGCCGGCGCCGCGCAGCCTGCACGCTACTGCGGCGGTGGCAATGCTGCTTGCGGCCGTGGCGGGCTCCCACTCAGCTGTTGCGTCCGCTCAGCGCTCCGACGCGGACCTGGCTGGCGCTGTGGCTGCGAACGCGCCGGTGGTGGTGGAACTCGTCGTCGCCGGCGCGCCGCGGCGGCTCGCGTCGCCGGGTCGGTCTGGGCTGTCGGACCGGTGGGCCGTACCGGCCATGCTGATCGCTCTGGACTGGGACGCCCGCCGGATCCGGGCGGCCGCCGGATTGCTGGTAATGGGTGGCCCGGACTGGGAACACGCCAGGCCCGGCGAGCGGCTCCGGACGACCGGAAAACTCAGGGCGGCGGAGCCGGGCCAGGTCGCGGCGGCCGTTCTCTCGGCCTCCTCTGCCCCACGAACGCTGGCAGGCCCGGGAGTTCTGCAGCAGGGGGCACGATCGCTGCGGGAGGGCCTGGCCAGGACAGGGGAACGGTTCGGTGGTGACGCCGGGGGGCTGCTGCCGGGGATGGTCACAGGGGACACCAGCAGACTCGATCCGCAGCTGGAGAGCGCGATGAAGACGGTCGGGATGACCCACCTCACGGCTGTCAGCGGGGCCAATTGCAGCCTTATTCTGGGCGTGCTCCTGTTGGCTGCCCGCAGTCTCCGGCTGGGCCGGGTTGCTGCCGCAGCCGTGTGCCTCGCCGGGCTGGGCATGTTCGTCCTGATGGTCGGGCCGGACGCCAGCGTCCTTCGCGCCGCCGTGATGGGCGCCATCGGCCTTGTTTCCCTGGTCGGCGGCCGGACCGGAGGCGGCCTCAGTTACCTGTGCCTTGCCGTCATTGGCCTGTTGCTGGCGGACCCGGGACTGTCCACGGCTTTCGGATTCCTGCTTTCGGTGCTGGCCACGTTGGGCATAGTGGTCACGGGACGGCCGATCATGTCCTGGCTTCCCAAGGTCGTGCCGCGCTGGGCGGCTGCCGGCCTTGCCGTCCCGTTGGCGGCGCAGGTCTTCTGCGGCCCGGCAATTGTCCTCCTTCAGCCCCAATTTTCGATCTATGCTTTGGCCGCAAATCTTGTTGCCTCCGCCCTGGTACCGCCGGTCACCCTGTTCGGGACGGCAGCCGTGCCGCTCGTGCCGCTTTCGCCCGAGCTTGCTGCGGTACCGCTGGCGGTGGCTGCGGTGTTCGCGACCGGGGTGGCCGGCGTAGCCCGCTTCTTCGCCGGGCTCCCCGGGGCGGTGCTGCCCTGGCCGGAGGGCACCTATGGCATGGCGACAATGGCGCTGTTTTCCGCGGCGGTCCTCAGCTCGGTCTGGCTGGTCCTGCATTCCGCCGCCGTCGTCGCGCTGGCCCTGGCGGCCCAGAGGCAGACCGTCGCCCTTCTCGCCGGGCTGTCGTCCGGCCACTCTCGCCTGCGGGGGCCGGCCGGACGGGTCCAACGCGGCTTGGTGGACCGTCCGCGCCGTGGCACGCTTAGAGTCTGCAAACAAACATCCCGGAGGAATCACGAGTGGCTGCTGCCCAGACCCAACGCCCCAGGACCGCCGCGACGAACACGGCCACCTGGCGGGACGTGA
- the holA gene encoding DNA polymerase III subunit delta codes for MAAAQTQRPRTAATNTATWRDVTPAAVVLVGGPEDYLGTRAMDRVRSQVRAAAPDVEVTRLNAGSYEPGSLAMNVSPSLFGERKLIEVEGLEAMNDAFLSDALKYLAHPEPDAVLVFRHGGGVRGKKLLEAIKAGGWPVVDCQPLKKDADKVAFVTGEFRAAARRIDPEAVHALVNAVGAHLAELAAACSQLIADAATGVDAAMVDRYYGGRVEATAFKVADAALAGNAPLALSTLRHALATGADPVPLVAALASKLRSLAKVAGAQGSSAQIAKQLGMQPWLVEQAQREVRRWTPEGLVRSIQVTAEADAQVKGEARDPVYAVEHAVTVIATSVRR; via the coding sequence GTGGCTGCTGCCCAGACCCAACGCCCCAGGACCGCCGCGACGAACACGGCCACCTGGCGGGACGTGACCCCCGCGGCCGTCGTGCTGGTCGGTGGTCCGGAGGACTACCTGGGCACGCGCGCCATGGACCGGGTCCGCTCGCAGGTGCGCGCGGCCGCGCCCGACGTCGAAGTCACCCGCCTCAATGCCGGCAGCTACGAGCCGGGCTCGCTCGCGATGAATGTCAGTCCGTCCCTGTTCGGTGAGCGAAAGCTCATCGAAGTCGAGGGGCTCGAGGCCATGAACGATGCCTTCCTGTCCGACGCGCTGAAATACCTGGCGCACCCCGAACCCGATGCTGTGCTGGTTTTCCGCCATGGTGGTGGCGTGCGGGGGAAGAAGCTGCTGGAAGCAATCAAGGCGGGCGGCTGGCCGGTGGTTGACTGTCAGCCGCTGAAGAAAGACGCGGACAAGGTCGCCTTTGTGACCGGCGAGTTCAGGGCCGCGGCCCGCCGAATCGACCCCGAGGCAGTGCACGCGCTGGTGAACGCTGTCGGCGCCCACCTGGCCGAGCTCGCGGCTGCCTGCAGCCAACTGATTGCCGATGCCGCAACCGGAGTGGACGCCGCCATGGTGGACCGGTATTACGGCGGCCGTGTGGAAGCAACTGCCTTCAAGGTGGCCGATGCTGCCCTCGCAGGGAATGCCCCGCTGGCGCTGTCCACCCTCCGGCATGCCTTGGCCACCGGTGCCGACCCTGTTCCGCTCGTCGCTGCGCTGGCTTCCAAGCTGCGCAGCCTGGCCAAGGTCGCCGGGGCACAGGGCTCATCGGCCCAAATTGCCAAGCAGCTGGGGATGCAGCCGTGGCTGGTGGAGCAGGCGCAGCGCGAGGTCCGCCGCTGGACGCCGGAGGGACTGGTCCGGTCCATTCAGGTGACGGCTGAGGCGGACGCACAGGTCAAGGGAGAGGCCCGGGACCCGGTTTATGCCGTGGAGCATGCCGTCACCGTGATTGCGACCTCGGTCCGCCGCTGA
- the rpsT gene encoding 30S ribosomal protein S20 — translation MANIKSQKKRILTNEKARLRNNAVKSELKTAIRAVNTAVESTDKDAAAAALVAAGRKLDKAVSKGVLHKNNAANRKSAISKKVNAL, via the coding sequence GTGGCTAATATCAAGTCCCAGAAGAAGCGCATCCTCACCAACGAGAAGGCTCGCCTGCGCAACAACGCAGTCAAGTCCGAGCTGAAGACGGCCATCCGCGCCGTCAACACCGCCGTTGAGTCCACCGACAAGGATGCCGCCGCTGCCGCACTGGTTGCCGCCGGCCGCAAGCTGGACAAGGCTGTCAGCAAGGGTGTTCTGCACAAGAACAACGCAGCAAACCGCAAGTCCGCGATCTCCAAAAAGGTCAACGCGCTCTAA
- the leuS gene encoding leucine--tRNA ligase, translated as MSVQPETETGTAGIGTEGPEEGAYSFAAMEARWPQVWEDLKVFTPLDDGSKERRYVLDMFPYPSGDLHMGHAEAFAMGDVVARYLRQQGYDVLHPIGWDSFGLPAENAAIKRNAHPSEWTYANIETQAASFKRYAISADWSRRIHTSDPEYYRWTQWLFKRFYERGLAYRKDSPVNWCPMDQTVLANEQVVNGACERCGTPVTKKSLNQWYFKITEYADRLLDDMDELRGHWPERVLAMQKNWIGRSEGAHVHFVIEADGAKPATDVTVFTTRPDTLYGATFFVVAADAPLALELVTEEHAPALTAYREQVKALTEIERQSTEREKTGVFTGRYAINPLNGEKLPVWAADYVLADYGTGAIMAVPAHDQRDLDFARTFDLPVRAVLDTGDEDPAASGVATSGEGTLINSGALNGLPKAEAIPAAIGILEQQGTGEKFVNFRLRDWLLSRQRFWGTPIPIIHCPACGEVPVPDEQLPVELPAGLRGEDLSPKGTSPLAAAESWVNVDCPNCHGPAKRDTDTMDTFVDSSWYFLRFVSPQYTEGPFDPATINDWMPVGQYVGGVEHAILHLLYARFFTKVIHDLGLIEADEPFRALLNQGQVLNGGKAMSKSLGNGVDLGEQLDKFGVDAVRLTMIFASPPEDDVDWADVSPSGSAKFLARAWRLGQGVTSAPGVDFSTGDRALRTVTHRTIADAEALLDSNKFNVVVAKLMELVNATRKTIDAASGAGGADPAVREAVEAVAVILSLFAPYTAEDLWNVLGHPASVANAGWPTHDEALLVQDTVTAVVQVQGKVRDRLEVAAGIGEDELRELALASENVQRALDGRGIRTVIVRAPKLVNIVPA; from the coding sequence GTGAGTGTTCAGCCGGAGACAGAGACCGGAACAGCAGGAATCGGAACGGAAGGACCCGAAGAGGGTGCCTACAGTTTTGCGGCAATGGAAGCCAGGTGGCCGCAGGTCTGGGAGGACCTCAAGGTCTTCACGCCCCTCGACGACGGTTCCAAGGAACGGCGCTACGTGCTGGACATGTTCCCTTACCCGTCCGGTGACCTGCACATGGGCCACGCCGAAGCCTTCGCGATGGGCGACGTCGTAGCGCGTTACCTGCGCCAGCAGGGCTACGACGTGCTGCACCCGATCGGCTGGGACTCCTTTGGGCTCCCCGCGGAAAATGCTGCGATCAAGCGCAATGCCCACCCCAGTGAGTGGACCTACGCCAACATCGAGACCCAGGCGGCGTCATTCAAGCGCTATGCCATTTCCGCCGACTGGTCCCGCCGGATCCACACCTCGGACCCGGAGTACTACCGCTGGACGCAGTGGCTGTTCAAGCGCTTCTACGAGCGCGGCCTGGCGTACCGCAAGGATTCACCGGTCAACTGGTGCCCCATGGACCAGACCGTGCTGGCCAACGAGCAGGTGGTCAACGGTGCCTGCGAGCGTTGCGGCACCCCGGTCACTAAAAAGTCCCTGAACCAGTGGTATTTCAAGATCACCGAGTACGCGGACCGCCTGCTGGACGACATGGACGAGCTGCGCGGCCACTGGCCCGAGCGGGTCCTGGCCATGCAGAAAAACTGGATCGGCCGCTCCGAGGGCGCGCACGTCCATTTCGTGATCGAGGCCGACGGCGCCAAGCCCGCCACGGACGTCACGGTCTTCACCACCCGCCCGGACACCCTGTACGGGGCAACATTCTTCGTTGTCGCCGCCGACGCGCCGCTGGCCCTTGAACTGGTGACCGAGGAGCACGCCCCGGCCCTGACCGCGTACCGCGAGCAGGTCAAGGCGCTCACGGAAATCGAGCGCCAGTCCACCGAGCGCGAGAAGACCGGCGTCTTCACCGGCCGCTACGCCATTAACCCGCTGAACGGCGAAAAGCTGCCGGTCTGGGCTGCCGACTACGTCCTGGCCGACTACGGCACGGGCGCGATCATGGCGGTCCCCGCCCATGACCAGCGCGACCTGGACTTTGCCAGGACCTTCGATCTTCCGGTCCGGGCTGTCCTGGACACCGGCGACGAGGATCCTGCCGCCAGCGGCGTGGCGACCTCGGGCGAGGGAACGCTGATCAACTCCGGCGCGCTGAACGGGCTGCCGAAGGCTGAGGCCATCCCCGCCGCCATCGGGATCCTGGAGCAGCAGGGCACGGGCGAGAAGTTCGTGAACTTCCGGCTGCGCGACTGGCTGCTGAGCCGGCAGCGCTTCTGGGGCACGCCCATCCCGATCATCCACTGCCCAGCCTGCGGGGAGGTCCCGGTGCCGGACGAGCAGCTGCCGGTTGAACTGCCGGCGGGGCTGCGCGGCGAGGACCTGTCGCCGAAGGGTACGTCACCGCTGGCCGCCGCGGAGAGCTGGGTCAACGTCGATTGCCCGAACTGCCACGGCCCGGCCAAGCGGGACACGGACACCATGGACACCTTCGTGGACTCGTCCTGGTACTTCCTGCGCTTCGTCTCCCCGCAGTACACCGAAGGCCCCTTCGATCCCGCGACGATCAACGACTGGATGCCTGTCGGCCAGTACGTCGGCGGCGTCGAGCACGCCATCCTGCACCTGCTCTACGCACGGTTCTTCACGAAGGTCATCCACGACCTGGGCCTGATCGAGGCGGACGAACCCTTCCGGGCCCTGCTAAACCAGGGCCAGGTGCTCAACGGCGGCAAGGCCATGAGCAAATCGCTGGGCAACGGCGTGGACCTCGGCGAGCAGCTCGACAAGTTCGGCGTCGACGCCGTGCGCCTGACCATGATTTTCGCTTCCCCGCCGGAGGACGACGTCGACTGGGCGGACGTCTCGCCGTCTGGTTCGGCGAAGTTCCTGGCCCGCGCCTGGCGCCTGGGGCAGGGCGTCACTAGCGCGCCCGGCGTCGACTTCTCTACCGGCGACCGGGCACTGCGCACGGTCACCCACCGGACGATCGCGGACGCCGAGGCCTTGCTGGACTCCAACAAGTTCAACGTCGTCGTCGCGAAGCTGATGGAACTGGTCAACGCAACCCGCAAGACTATTGACGCAGCCTCGGGCGCCGGCGGCGCGGACCCCGCAGTCCGCGAGGCCGTCGAAGCCGTCGCCGTGATCCTGAGCCTGTTTGCGCCGTACACGGCCGAGGACCTGTGGAACGTCCTGGGCCACCCCGCGTCGGTAGCCAACGCCGGCTGGCCCACGCACGACGAGGCGCTCCTCGTCCAGGACACGGTGACCGCCGTCGTCCAGGTTCAGGGCAAGGTGCGGGACCGCCTTGAGGTGGCCGCGGGAATCGGCGAGGACGAACTGCGCGAGCTAGCGCTGGCGTCGGAGAACGTCCAGCGCGCCCTCGACGGGCGGGGCATCCGCACGGTCATCGTGCGGGCGCCTAAGCTGGTCAATATCGTCCCGGCATAA
- a CDS encoding DegV family protein: MPDREPAGWPWLRERLTRLRPAPRAGAEPTPSLGGARTAVVTDSAAALPADWVRAFTVDGRLTVVPMPVMVGAEIYGEGEDDITETIAVAIASGRSVKTSRPSPGQFEHAYLAAKQRGFESVLSVHISGELSGTADAARLAAGRVPIPVEVLDSRTVGMAQGMGVQSAVVAAADGRNAAYVRAFAEERLALTKVYFYVPSLEQLRHGGRIGAAASLLGTMLSIKPILAVENGKIVPLEKVRSAAKAVARLEEIVTADVVARPVGHARIAIHHFGNQAEAERLAARLAIALPDCPAAQTSALPAVLAAHAGLGVLAVIVGESSTPPA, from the coding sequence GTGCCCGACCGTGAGCCAGCAGGATGGCCGTGGCTGAGGGAGCGCCTTACGCGGCTCCGTCCGGCCCCCCGTGCCGGAGCCGAGCCCACGCCTTCCCTGGGCGGTGCGCGGACGGCCGTGGTCACAGACTCGGCTGCCGCCCTGCCTGCCGACTGGGTACGGGCCTTCACGGTCGACGGGCGGCTGACCGTTGTTCCCATGCCTGTCATGGTGGGCGCGGAGATCTACGGGGAGGGTGAGGACGACATCACCGAGACGATCGCCGTGGCCATCGCCAGCGGCAGGTCGGTCAAGACGTCACGTCCTTCCCCCGGACAGTTCGAACACGCGTATCTGGCGGCGAAGCAGCGCGGCTTTGAGTCCGTCCTGTCCGTCCATATTTCCGGCGAACTCTCCGGAACGGCTGATGCCGCCCGTCTCGCGGCCGGCAGGGTCCCTATCCCGGTGGAGGTCCTGGACTCGCGCACCGTCGGGATGGCCCAGGGGATGGGGGTCCAAAGCGCTGTCGTCGCTGCGGCGGACGGCAGGAACGCGGCTTACGTCCGCGCTTTCGCGGAGGAACGGCTGGCCCTCACCAAGGTCTACTTCTACGTTCCGAGCCTTGAGCAGTTGCGCCATGGAGGGCGGATCGGCGCGGCCGCCTCGCTGTTGGGCACTATGTTGTCCATCAAGCCCATTCTTGCGGTCGAGAACGGGAAGATCGTCCCGCTGGAAAAGGTCCGCTCCGCAGCCAAAGCCGTGGCGCGGTTGGAGGAAATCGTCACAGCCGACGTCGTGGCCAGGCCGGTCGGGCACGCCCGGATCGCCATTCACCACTTCGGCAACCAGGCGGAGGCCGAACGGCTCGCCGCCCGCCTCGCCATCGCGCTGCCCGACTGTCCGGCGGCGCAGACCAGCGCCCTCCCGGCTGTCCTGGCCGCCCACGCAGGGCTCGGCGTGCTGGCCGTGATTGTGGGGGAGAGCAGCACCCCGCCGGCCTGA